TCGATCGATATATCTCAAGTTATATTTTTGATTTAATACGGCTTCTCTCAAAGCTTCTAAGATAATTTCTTTTTTATAATGATCTTTATCTAACCAATCACTGATTGTTTGAATTTCAATAGGCGTTAATAATCTTCCAAACTCTTGTTGAAAGATACTTAATAAATCTATCTCATTTTCGGTACTCTTTACATGCTCCTGTTCTTTTGATAGGAGCATACTTAACTTTTTATATAAAGGTTCTAAAGAATATTGATCGGAAACCTTACCAGTTTCATCTTTTTCAGTTTGAATTCGAATAATACTTTTTTGAATAAGACTATGTAAAACTGAAAAAAGCTCTGCATCTTCTTTCCCCATACGTTTTGCGATGGTATTAATATTCGGAAATAAAATGTTTCGATCTAAATAACTTTGCAGCTGAATGACAAAAATCAGTTCGGTTTCATTTAATCCAACTGAAGTATAGTTAGCCAGTAAAACATTATGAACAACCGTTTGACCTTCTTTTAGCCACATTTCCCACACTTTTTCCACGTTAACCTCGCCTCTCTTTCATATAAAACAGAAGATGGAATGGTTGCAAAAATTTGCTACCACTCCATTCTTTTTTAATTCCTTTTTGTTACGATTTTTTATGGATAAATACGATTCAAAAGACGTGGGAATGGGATAGATTCACGAATATGTTCCGTTCCTGAAATCCAAGTTACCATTCTTTCCAATCCTAAACCAAATCCAGAGTGAGGAACAGAGCCATACTTACGTAAGTCTAAGTACCAACTATATTCTTCTGAATCTAAACCAAACTTAACAATTTGATCTTTCAATTTTTCATAGTCAACTTCACGTTCACTACCACCGATAATTTCACCGTATCCTTCTGGAGCAATCATATCTGCACAAAGAACAACATCTTCACGATCAGGATGTTCTTTCATGTAGAAAGGTTTGATACTCTTTGGATAGTTTAAAATGAAAATTGGTTTGTCTGATTGATTGGCAATAAAGGTTTCATGAGGAGATCCAAAGTCATCTCCCCATTTAATATCTTCGAAGCCATTCTTTTGTAGCAACTCAACCGCTTCATCGTAACTAATTCGGTCATAAGGTAACTGTGTATATTTTTTTAATAATTCTTTGTCTCTTTCTAAAGTGTCTAGATACAAATCACAATTCTTTAAAACAGAGGTAATTAAATAACTTACATATTTTTCTTGTATTTCTAGACTTTCATCTTGGTGCATAAATGCCATTTCAGGTTCCATCATCCAAAATT
The Jeotgalibaca sp. MA1X17-3 genome window above contains:
- a CDS encoding DnaD domain protein, with the translated sequence MEKVWEMWLKEGQTVVHNVLLANYTSVGLNETELIFVIQLQSYLDRNILFPNINTIAKRMGKEDAELFSVLHSLIQKSIIRIQTEKDETGKVSDQYSLEPLYKKLSMLLSKEQEHVKSTENEIDLLSIFQQEFGRLLTPIEIQTISDWLDKDHYKKEIILEALREAVLNQKYNLRYIDRILLSWEKKNIRTPNEIKQESKKFSDYQAGIPSSSNTEHVPLFNWLEPDSE
- the asnS gene encoding asparagine--tRNA ligase encodes the protein MKNAKEYVGKEVEIGAWITNKRSSGKIAFLQLRDGDHFFQGIVVKNDVGEEIFDVAKSLTQETSVIVQGIVQEDTRSKLGFELLVQNITVVGESHDYPITPKEHGTEFLMDHRHLWLRSSKQHAIMKIRNEIIRATYEFFNEEGFLKVDPPILTGSAPEGTTELFHTEYFDQEAYLSQSGQLYMEAAAMAFGKVFSFGPTFRAEKSKTRRHLIEFWMMEPEMAFMHQDESLEIQEKYVSYLITSVLKNCDLYLDTLERDKELLKKYTQLPYDRISYDEAVELLQKNGFEDIKWGDDFGSPHETFIANQSDKPIFILNYPKSIKPFYMKEHPDREDVVLCADMIAPEGYGEIIGGSEREVDYEKLKDQIVKFGLDSEEYSWYLDLRKYGSVPHSGFGLGLERMVTWISGTEHIRESIPFPRLLNRIYP